The Engraulis encrasicolus isolate BLACKSEA-1 chromosome 4, IST_EnEncr_1.0, whole genome shotgun sequence genome includes a window with the following:
- the accs gene encoding 1-aminocyclopropane-1-carboxylate synthase-like protein 1: protein MDFRSNKKYERGSNWSHPEVAELLQLWADESVQIELESCLRNQHVFNRIAEILHRRGIFRTGDQCREKIKKMKLEYRRIKENQNGSVRGGRAWKFYEVMDRVLTNRPSMSSYASGGGGAGVGVMAHQLLPGAGYSDAYIHGLPTAAFGSPTQSSYLFSHPPKPGDLLEIKSEDINSEDGLLSSGAPAELLYHIGSGDEPDADSKSVGADIEDPVETERAEGVLHARLSPSGLSDQNMAGSSGTGISVQDGVGSSGGIGGGGEREDRPRSYDQGSGGGGSLKGPNSGRQRKRRRVGRGMCGGGGGGGGGGCRRAMDEALLSFFSWQRAAEERLLSLEEARMERETRAEERRELLEERRAEQERQHELRVLSLLAGALGGGGGVGGGAGVRAEGLLSTPMAGLSREPTSTTAGGPTPTARPVTLSSSSSSSSSSAALSCSLRGADAPGHSIYLSRRGNRIRQHQGILQEGYTQYHANKYSEDNPNGIINMGTSENKLCYDLLHKRLSQPDMVCLEPSLLQYPDWKGHLFLREEVARFLTEYCHSAEPLKAQNVVVMNGCGSLFSAVAAVLCDPEDAILIPTPFYGCITEDVHLYSSVHLFHAHLSAEPSGSANRPFQLTVDVLETALAKAKKEGVNIRAVILVNPHNPLGEMYSSEEMMDFLEFARRHELHVIVDEVYMLTVFDEATSFHSVLGLDRLPDPQRTHVLWGLSKDFAMAGIRVGTLYSPNRHLVEALDQLGCFHGVPGPVQQQVARLLQDKVWISEEYLPTCRGRLREAHGFLVEELRKMNVPFLHRPVGFFIWADFSQFLSEVSFAAELELWRVFLRHRVVLSCGQAFSCSSPGWFRIVFTDQHTRLQIGMQRIKKALEELKKSPSDIRESKPPVPSDQTTSCTGTGKGQKEPTTDTAKDSPTHKALPPSPPQPPDGGSERSLLQDCTDKLSPATAADGGDGDGDGDTDNAVCLDAEELVVLECQSQSQHSGEKLDSLIGELRQQIRSSDWLEKNTPELSAGEDPELLEVFKDLLERARK, encoded by the exons ATGGATTTTCGAAGTAACAAAAAGTATGAACGTGGAAGCAACTGGTCCCATCCAGAAGTGGCTGAATTATTGCAGCTCTGGGCAGACGAGTCGGTCCAGATTGAACTGGAGAGCTGTCTGCGTAATCAACACGTCTTCAATCGCATTGCTGAAATATTGCATAGGAGGGGTATTTTCCGCACGGGGGACCAATGCAGggagaaaataaaaaagatgaaACTGGAGTACCGTCGCAttaaagaaaatcaaaacggaaGCGTTCGTGGTGGTAGAGCGTGGAAGTTCTATGAAGTTATGGATCGCGTCCTGACGAACCGACCATCCATGTCCTCTTACgcatcaggaggaggaggagccgggGTTGGTGTGATGGCTCACCAGCTGCTGCCAGGAGCGGGTTATTCGGACGCATACATCCACGGCCTGCCAACAGCAGCATTCGGGTCTCCAACGCAAAGCTCCTATTTGTTCAGTCACCCCCCAAAACCTGGTGACTTGCTGGAGATCAAAAGCGAGGACATCAACTCAGAGGATGGGCTGCTCAGCTCAGGTGCCCCCGCGGAGCTGCTGTACCACATCGGCTCAGGTGACGAGCCTGATGCTGACAGTAAATCAGTGGGCGCCGACATTGAAGACCCGGTGGAGACTGAAAGAGCAGAGGGCGTTCTTCACGCTCGACTGTCTCCCTCAG GGTTGAGCGACCAGAACATGGCTGGTTCTTCAGGCACAGGCATATCTGTGCAAGATGGTGTTGGCAGCAGCGGTGGCAttgggggaggtggggagagagaggacaggcccAGGTCATATGACCaaggcagcggtggtggtggcagccTGAAAGGCCCAAACTCCGGTCGTCAGCGCAAGAGGCGACGTGTAGGCAGGggtatgtgtggtggtggtggtggtggaggaggaggagggtgcagGCGTGCCATGGACGAGGCCCTGCTCAGCTTCTTCTCCTGGCAGCGGGCAGCTGAGGAGAGACTCCTGTCCCTGGAGGAGGCGCGAATGGAGAGGGAGACACGGGCAGAGGAGCGGAGGGAGCTGCTGGAGGAGAGGCGTGCCGAGCAGGAGCGTCAACATGAGCTGCGGGTCCTATCGCTCCTAGCTGGGGCcttgggaggaggaggtggtgttggtggaggagcAGGGGTCAGAGCTGAGGGTCTACTTTCCACCCCAATGGCAG GTCTGTCTCGGGAGCCCACCTCTACCACTGCTGGAGGTCCCACTCCCACTGCCCGCCCTGTCaccttgtcttcctcctcctcctcttcctcctcgtctgcAGCCCTCTCCTGCTCACTCAGAGGCGCGGACGCCCCGGGACACAGCATCTATCTCTCTCGCCGTGGCAACCGCATCCGCCAGCACCAGGGCATTCTTCAGGAAGGATACACGCAGTACCATGCCAATAAGTACAGCGAGGACAACCCCAAT GGCATTATCAATATGGGGACCAGTGAGAACAAGCTGTGCTACGATCTTCTACACAAACGG cTTAGCCAGCCTGACATGGTCTGCCTAGAGCCGTCCCTGCTTCAGTATCCAGACTGGAAAGGCCATCTGTT CCTCCGAGAGGAAGTAGCTCGCTTTCTCACAGAGTACTGTCACTCTGCGGAACCCCTGAAGGCCCAGAAT GTGGTAGTGATGAATGGCTGtggctctctcttctctgccgtcGCAGCAGTGCTATGTGACCCAGAAG ACGCCATCCTCATTCCCACGCCCTTCTATGGGTGCATCACGGAGGATGTCCATCTCTACAGCAGTGTTCACCTCTTCCACGCACACCTGAGTGCTGAG CCAAGCGGTAGTGCCAACAGACCTTTTCAGCTGACAGTCGATGTTCTGGAAACTGCCCTCGCCAAAGCAAAGAAAGAG GGTGTAAATATCAGAGCGGTCATACTGGTAAACCCCCATAATCCATTGGGGGAGATGTACTCCTCGGAAGAGATGATGGACTTCCTGGAATTTGCTCGAAG GCACGAGCTCCATGTCATAGTGGACGAGGTCTACATGCTGACGGTGTTCGATGAGGCCACGTCCTTCCACAGTGTCCTCGGTCTTGACAG GTTGCCAGATCCACAGAGGACCCATGTACTGTGGGGCTTGAGCAAG GACTTTGCCATGGCTGGCATCCGCGTTGGCACGCTCTACTCTCCGAACCGGCACCTCGTGGAGGCTCTGGACCAGCTGGGCTGCTTCCACGGCGTGCCAGGCCCCGTGCAACAGCAGGTGGCCCGTCTGCTACAGGACAAGG TCTGGATCAGTGAGGAGTACCTGCCCACCTGTAGGGGGCGCCTGCGGGAGGCTCACGGCTTCTTGGTGGAGGAGCTGAGGAAGATGAACGTGCCCTTCCTCCACCGGCCCGTCGGCTTCTTCATCTGGGCCGACTTTAGCCAG ttcCTCTCGGAGGTGTCGTTTGCTGCAGAGCTGGAGCTGTGGCGTGTGTTCCTGAGGCATCGCGTGGTGCTCAGCTGTGGTCAGGCCTTCTCCTGCTCCAGCCCCGGCTGGTTCCGCATCGTCTTCACCGACCAGCACACTCGCCTGCAGATCG GCATGCAGCGGATCAAGAAGGCCCTGGAGGAGTTGAAGAAGTCACCTAGCGACATCAGGGAATCAAAACCACCAGTGCCATCCGACCAGACAACCAGCTGCACAGGCACCGGTAAGGGTCAGAAGGAGCCCACAACCGACACAGCCAAGGACAGCCCCACGCATAAggcactaccaccatcaccaccacaaccaccagacGGTGGGTCAGAGAGGTCTCTGCTGCAGGACTGTACAGACAAGCTCAGCCCTGCCACCGCAGCAGacggtggagatggagatggagatggagacacaGACAATGCTGTCTGTCTGGATGCCGAGGAACTCGTGGTGCTCGAGTGCCAGAGCCAGAGTCAGCATTCGGGGGAAAAACTGGACAGCCTCATCGGAGAGCTGCGCCAGCAGATCCGCTCCTCCGATTGGCTGGAGAAGAACACTCCGGAACTGTCGGCCGGCGAGGACCCCGAGCTGCTGGAGGTGTTCAAAGACTTGCTGGAGAGAGCCAGGAAGTAA
- the si:ch211-256a21.4 gene encoding uncharacterized protein si:ch211-256a21.4: MFHLLKDVIKSLLRRQQSRGSSESHPESDVDAQGMSVEEAKALARRFQVIESSVGLLGCLCVSFAVWAPFWLDSEGLWTMSNSTHPDSDWEGHNIVKALEFEQVFAVLSFIMAFCSGTLCLLFALCWTHETMHTYSNTRSLLMAGTAHYPTTLLLITLNLTGFFFILSWSLFTHEHLQEIRQDIGRLGLCYWLGALAWTILLVVEPVIFIVEQVVVPDLMPYMMETVGLSSEGYDTIFMGKRSSLKTPKLRYDPTLGRFVTVR, translated from the exons ATGTTTCATCTACTGAAAGATGTCATCAAGAGCCTGTTGCGCCGGCAGCAGTCACGAGGCTCCTCGGAGTCTCATCCGGAGAGCGATGTCGATGCGCAAG GGATGTCCGTGGAGGAGGCCAAGGCCTTGGCACGCCGCTTCCAGGTGATCGAGTCCAGTGTGGGACTCCTGGGCTGTCTGTGCGTCAGCTTTGCCGTGTGGGCGCCTTTTTGGCTAGACAGTGAGGGACTATGGACCATGAGCAACAGCACCCATCCTGACAGTGATTGGGAGGGACACAACATAGTAAAAG CGCTGGAGTTTGAGCAGGTGTTCGCAGTGTTGTCCTTCATTATGGCGTTCTGCTCGGGCACTCTGTGTCTCCTGTTCGCCCTCTGCTGGACACATGAGACGATGCACACCTACTCCAACACCCGCTCCCTCCTCATGGCAGGCACAGCACACTACCCCACCACTCTGCTGCTCATCACTCTCAATTTAACAG GTtttttcttcatcctctcctgGTCCCTCTTCACTCACGAGCACCTACAGGAGATACGGCAGGACATCGGCCGCCTGGGCCTCTGCTATTGGCTGGGAGCCTTGGCCTGGACTATCCTATTGGTCGTGGAGCCTGTCATTTTCATTGTGGAGCAGGTCGTGGTCCCGGACCTAATGCCTTACATGATGGAGACTGTGGGCCTGAGCTCTGAGGGCTACGACACCATCTTTATGGGCAAACGCAGCAGTTTAAAGACGCCGAAGCTGCGCTACGATCCCACCCTTGGGAGGTTTGTGACAGTGCGCTGA